ATGATCGTGACGGGGTTGCAGCGCACCAGCGCCGAAGTGGCTGCGGCGATGAATCTGCCCCCGGGTACGGCCAGCACGCTGGTGGCCAACGCCGAAGCCTTGGACAGCCGCTTCTCGAAAGTCATGGCGGTGCTGTCGGCGGGGGACACTGATTGGCGCACGGTGCAGATCATTCTCAAGCGCACCGAACTGGTTCGGGATTTGTCGGTGCTCGCCGCCCTCGACAGCAGGTTGTCGGCCGGGGTGGCGCGCTGGCAGTCGTGGTCACGTAAACGGGTCAACAACACTGTCGACGCCGCGGTACGCGCGTTGGATCCCGATGCCATCCGGGAACGCGAAACCGCTGAAGACAATCGGCATTTCGACGTCATCCCGGTGGGGAACGGCACCGCCAAAGTCGACGGGGTCCTCGACGCGGAATCGGCGGTGATCGTGGATGAGAAGATCGCCGCCCTGGCCAACGGGGTGTGCCCGCAGGATCCGCGCACCCTGGACCAGCGGCGCGCCGATGCGGTGACGGCGATGGCCCAAGGCATCACGCTGGCGTGCCGATGCCCCGCCTGCTCGAACGCCGACACACCCGCGCCGACCGTGGACGAGGCACGAGGCGTGCGGACGGTGATCAACGTGATCGCCGACCAATCCACCGTGCTGGGTATCGGGAACAAGCCCGGGTATCTGGCCGGGTTCGGGGTGATCGACGCCGAGGTGGTGCGGCGCATGGTCGAGCGGGCCACCTTGCGGGTGCTCACCGTGCCGACCGTGCCCGCCGAGGAGATGAGGCGCTATCAGCCGACGGCGGCGGTGGAACGGTTTGTGCGGATGCGGGATCTGACGTGCCGGTTCCCGGGGTGTGACCGCCCCGCCGAACGCTGCGATCTGGACCATACGATTCCGTTCAACCATGTCGACCCGTCCAAGGGTGGCTTCACCACCCCGAACAATCTGAAATGCCTGTGCCGCCAACATCATCGGCTCAAAACGTTCGACAACGGGTGGCATGATGTGCAATTGCCCGACGGCACCATTGTGTGGACGTCACCGACCGGGCGGATGTACTGCACCGCTCCCGGCGGCATCGAATTGTTCCCCCGGATGGGACCACCGGCGTGTGTGGAGCCAAAAGCACGCCGACGCAACCTGTCTCGGGAACGCGCAAAACGTACCGCCCGTACCCGGGAGCGCAACCGC
Above is a window of Mycolicibacterium baixiangningiae DNA encoding:
- a CDS encoding HNH endonuclease signature motif containing protein: MFDESSSDELVAVIADSYREESKLVGRRLAAVAELLGRRTWEAESEDPDCGYMIVTGLQRTSAEVAAAMNLPPGTASTLVANAEALDSRFSKVMAVLSAGDTDWRTVQIILKRTELVRDLSVLAALDSRLSAGVARWQSWSRKRVNNTVDAAVRALDPDAIRERETAEDNRHFDVIPVGNGTAKVDGVLDAESAVIVDEKIAALANGVCPQDPRTLDQRRADAVTAMAQGITLACRCPACSNADTPAPTVDEARGVRTVINVIADQSTVLGIGNKPGYLAGFGVIDAEVVRRMVERATLRVLTVPTVPAEEMRRYQPTAAVERFVRMRDLTCRFPGCDRPAERCDLDHTIPFNHVDPSKGGFTTPNNLKCLCRQHHRLKTFDNGWHDVQLPDGTIVWTSPTGRMYCTAPGGIELFPRMGPPACVEPKARRRNLSRERAKRTARTRERNRTLRPINAEARRVAYAREREIEYRKDRNRQRNTLMFFKGHRHSKSPYMRWVNDPYESETLPPDWQPPPEPPTPDECPF